The following proteins come from a genomic window of Taeniopygia guttata chromosome 25, bTaeGut7.mat, whole genome shotgun sequence:
- the NES gene encoding nestin isoform X2: MLSTASFSGPRALREESLQMWDLNKRLEAYLARVKFLEEENEVLRAEIQSSKNSPAGDSWRAKYEEELRALRDALDCAFREKFSAELARDNLYEEVQQVKSRCQKEQVAREEAKKQLSLSRKELEEERRAQIWLKERAVQLEKEVEALLEVHEEEKAGLDQEIATFSHSLESFRCAPVAFQPVEVEDYSKRLSEIWKGAVETYKTEVSQLEGSLCQAKENLWKAVEDNQQSQLQLQHLEKELAGLKARKEMLEESLARQWQEQRGEAEKFQLAMEALEQEQQSLRAQIARVLEDRQQLMHLKMSLSLEVATYRTLLEAESSRLQIPAGEFRLANGVRDLKLELSSSSGSKVVPAGRGQPAKPQSDTPSPKSSRELQKITSVLQGTASGRVGGSGAPGCPSPSPPQAGRAAPPLSPEPPNPSAPGQESSGGEGPAWPGGDGAAISPGMECPLSRASGDTGSATPGAARRLRYPARLVSEALEDALKEMGDDAQPKEEPTATSTWDLCAPSPVFTPEVCGEAVSEEPSGGSEGGESPEAEQRDGEVLLQGLGVGSSILQHTDGSLSASASREDLRAWEEEEEEEEEEEEEVPAVLSPRYPEVEAQERDNGPAGQAVSSWEKAEQEMTQTPSPEPSHPSEDEEEEEKGHFQQEAADVQEEECPHRGVEAVGAVLVESHLVSPTEGHLEEDFVGAEQERSEQQKMPLCETDPAAEKERGQEVGPELKASGVHEAIPAQEASTGDAVGGEDTGRVGDGEGEKGEAGREVLGGEDRGVGQDPMAGEDLTAGEDHGAGEDHGAGEDQGAGEEQGAGEEQGAGEDQGVENSEAEEEQMIGEDSEAGQDHGAGEGSEAGEDQGTGEDQGAGEDHGVEDSEAEEEQGIGEDTEAGEDHGAGEDSKAGEEQGAEGSKEGQDHGAGEGSEEGQDHGAGEGSEEGQDHGAGEALGGATPEGESRAPEEPEDLQEREGGEQEEEEEEPWGRGDDGQEPCPEDWEVTAEDSEGLLGPEEAAWADDTPSSAGRLHSEETHGATPAELEEGQEDDEDDAKSQEMRQQRALPEDEPAAGLARLGSVAEPDPAPPGAPERGHRQEMAEVQEELQEELQDEDTTEGLSPGLEKLQSSELVALKQVPGASGEWALEEPPKDLEATTGSSRRVELEDTLPDSTALLLYREEVLGVGTASPDPPESEETSETAPTSGTAQEGDGWLQGGDKPPTPTVPDSPEEEAGAEGAEEEEGYFMVSAPSQEEAEISEDFEEIKVEATEGSQDGLRAPGETSPAPEGKEHLEVLAAEADEDVEMPTEEESEVPRDEDNAAELEEGPEEDPGCLGVVAPSAGGSDEAPQGATGTAAWEEPEPSESLAAESVELQHTAELERDARAPTTLPGLAGREEQEEEEDEPSTALHGMTKATPPAEQPLEEQTPTEEEEALGSQSLPPPRNGQGGLPEAIPDIPDPPVLPADMPGDLMKDSDILEIVEQALEFNQELMGVRLAEGGQGPGRSEVLQDAGEESSCASSSEEEPTVQEAPEMENGLHRQASLEDLAEFTEELLNGTTSMAPAQEMPTDTTEPSLGMPEQPPSPGDGTATKLGDGTPRGKRAGAEPSAVPPALGEDVLCLPPGLRAEQQPWSSGDE; the protein is encoded by the exons CCAGAAGGAGCAGGTAGCTCGAGAAGAAGCTAAGAAGCAGCTGTCCTtgagcaggaaggagctggaggaggagaggagagcgCAGATCTGGCTGAAGGAGAGAGctgtgcagctggagaaggaggtggaAGCCTTGCTGGAGGTGCACGAGGAGGAGAAAGCGGGGCTGGACCAGGAGATCGCCACTTTCTCGCACAGCCTGGAGAGCTTCCGCTGTGCCCCGGTGGCTTTCCAGCCGGTGGAGGTGGAGGATTACTCCAAGAGACTCTCGGAGATCTGGAAAGGGGCGGTGGAGACCTACAAGACGGAGGTGTCGCAGCTGGAGGGTTCCCTCTGCCAGGCCAAGGAGAACCTGTGGAAGGCGGTGGAGGACAACCAGCAGAGCcaactgcagctgcagcacctggagaaggagctggcGGGGCTGAAAGCTCGGAAGGAGATGCTGGAGGAGAGCCTGGCCCGGCAGTGGCAGGAGCAGCGAGGGGAGGCAGAAAAGTTCCAG CTGGCGATGGaagccctggagcaggagcagcagagcctgaggGCGCAGATCGCCCGGGTGctggaggacaggcagcagctcaTGCACCTCAAGATGTCCCTGAGCCTGGAAGTGGCGACCTACAG GACGCTGCTGGAAGCGGAGAGCAGCCGCCTGCAGATACCTGCCGGGGAATTCAGGTTGGCCAACGGTGTGCGAG ATCTCAAActggagctgagcagcagcagcggcagcaaagTGGTGCCAGCGGGGAGGGGGCAGCCGGCAAAACCCCAAAGCGACACCCCGAGTCCCAAAAgctccagggagctgcagaaaatcaCCTCAGTCCTCCAGGGCACGGCCAGCGGTCGGGTTGGGGGGTCGGGAGCCCCCGGGTGCCCCTCACCCAGCCCgccccaggctggcagagccgCCCCTCCGCTctcccccgagccccccaaCCCCTCAGCGCCGGGGCAGGAGAGCTCTGGGGGAGAGGGTCCCGCCTGGCCGGGAGGAGATGGGGCAGCGATCAGCCCGGGGATGGAGTGTCCCCTGTCCCGAGCCTCGGGGGAcactggcagtgccacccccgggGCTGCCCGCAGGCTGCGGTACCCGGCCCGGCTGGTCAGCGAGGCGCTGGAGGACGCGCTGAAGGAGATGGGAGATGATGCTCAGCCCAAAGAGGAGCCCACAGCCACCTCCACATGGGAtctctgtgcccccagccccgttTTTACCCCCGAGGTTTGTGGGGAGGCTGTGTCCGAGGAGCCCTCAGGGGGTTCTGAGGGTGGGGAGAGCCccgaggcagagcagagggatggggaggtcctgctccaggggctgggtgtggggagcagcatcctgcagcacACAGACGGGTCCCTGAGTGCCTCGGCCAGCCGGGAAGATCTGCGAGcatgggaggaagaggaggaggaggaggaggaggaggaagaggaggtacctgctgtgctgagcccaAGATATCCAGAAGTGGAGGCTCAGGAAAGGGACAATGGTCCTGCTGGgcaggcagtgagcagctgggaaaaggcagagcaggaaatgaCACAGACCCCAAGCCCAGAGCCTTCACACCCCtcagaggatgaggaggaggaggagaagggacaTTTCCAACAAGAAGCAGCAGATGTGCAAGAAGAGGAGTGTCCACACAGAGGAGTGGAAGCTGTCGGTGCTGTCCTTGTGGAAAGCCACCTGGTTTCACCCACAGAAGGTCACCTGGAAGAGGATTTTGTTGGTGCAGAGCAGGAAAGGTCTGAGCAGCAGAAAATGCCTCTGTGTGAGACGGATCCggctgcagagaaggaaaggggaCAGGAGGTGGGTCCAGAGCTGAAGGCCTCAGGTGTCCATGAGGccatcccagcacaggaggCTTCCACAGGAGATGCTGTGGGAGGGGAGGACACGGGCAGAGTGGGAGAtggggagggagaaaagggagaggccggcagggaggtgctgggaggagaagaTCGTGGGGTAGGGCAGGACCCCATGGCAGGAGAGGACCTCACGGCAGGAGAAGACCATGGGGCAGGAGAAGACCATGGGGCAGGAGAAGACCAAGGGGCAGGAGAAGAGCAAGGGGCAGGAGAAGAGCAAGGGGCAGGAGAAGACCAAGGGGTAGAAAACTCTGAGGCAGAAGAAGAGCAAATGATAGGAGAAGACTCTGAGGCAGGACAAGACCATGGGGCAGGAGAAGGCTCCGAGGCAGGAGAAGACCAAGGGACAGGAGAAGACCAAGGGGCAGGAGAAGACCACGGGGTAGAAGACTCTGAGGCAGAAGAGGAGCAAGGGATAGGAGAAGATACTGAGGCAGGAGAAGACCACGGGGCAGGAGAAGACTCCAAGGCAGGAGAAGAGCAAGGGGCAGAAGGCTCCAAGGAAGGACAAGACCATGGGGCAGGAGAAG GTTCTGAGGAAGGACAAGACCATGGGGCAGGAGAAGGTTCTGAGGAAGGACAAGACCATGGGGCAGGAGAGGCTTTGGGAGGTGCCACCCCAGAGggggagagcagagccccagaggagcccgaGGACCTGCAGGAAAGAGAGGGAGGagaacaggaggaggaggaagaggagcccTGGGGACGGGGGGATGATGGCCAAGAGCCCTGCCCAGAGGACTGGGAGGTGACAGCAGAGGACTCTGAGGGACTTTTGGGGCCAGAAGAGGCAGCCTGGGCAGACGACACCCCCAGCAGCGCAGGAAGGCTGCACAGTGAGGAGACACACGGCGCAAcgccagcagagctggaggaaggCCAGGAGGATGATGAAGACGATGCCAAGAGCCAGGAGATGAGGCAGCAGCGGGCACTGCCAGAGGatgagccagcagcagggctggcacggCTGGGCAGCGTGGCAGAGCCTGACCCAGCACCTCCAGGTGCCCCCGAGCGAGGGCACAGGCAGGAGATGGCCgaggtgcaggaggagctgcaggaggagctgcaggatgagGACACCACCGAGGGGCTCAGCCCAggcctggagaagctgcagagcTCCGAGCTGGTGGCACTGAAGCAGGTGCCAGGTGCCAGTGGTGAGTGGGCACTGGAGGAGCCCCCCAAGGACCTGGAGGCCACCacgggcagcagcaggagggtggaGCTGGAGGACACGCTGCcggacagcacagccctgctcctctaCAGAGAGGAGGTGCTGGGTGTGGGGACAGCCAGCCCAGACCCTCCAGAGAGCGAGGAGACCTCGGAGACAGCACCCACGAGTGGCACAGCTCAGGAGGGTGACGGGTGGCTGCAGGGGGGGGACAAGCCACCCACTCCCACCGTGCCAGACAGCCCCGAAGAggaggcaggggcagagggggctgaggaggaggaaggttaTTTCATggtctctgctcccagccaAGAGGAAGCTGAGATCTCCGAGGACTTTGAAGAAATTAAAGTTGAAGCAACTGAAGGCAGCCAAGATGGTCTGAGGGCTCCTGGAGAAACATCTCCAGCGCCAGAGGGCAAAGAGCACCTCGAGGTGCTTGCTGCAGAAGCAGATGAGGATGTGGAGATGCCCACTGAAGAAGAATCTGAGGTGCCAAGGGATGAGGACAAcgctgctgagctggaggaagGCCCAGAAGAAGATCCCGGCTGCCTCGGGGTGGTGGCACCATCAGCAGGAGGTTCTGATGAGGCACCCCAGGGTGCCACAGGCACGGCAGCGTGGGAGGAACCAGAGCCCTCTGAAAGTCTGGCTGCTGAGTCTGTGGagctccagcacacagctgagctggagaGGGATGCCAGGGCACCAACAACCCTCCCGGGCTTGGCAGGgcgggaggagcaggaggaagaggaggatgagcCCAGCACGGCTCTCCATGGCATGaccaaggccacccctccagcagagcagcctctggaagagCAGACACCcacggaggaggaggaggcactCGGCAGTCAGAGCCTTCCTCCCCCCAGGAACGGGCAGGGAGGTCTTCCAGAGGCGATCCCAGACATCCCTGACCCACCTGTCCTCCCTGCAGACATGCCGGGGGATCTCATGAAGGACTCGGATATTTTGGAAATAGTTGAGCAGGCCCTGGAATTCAACCAGGAGCTGATGGGGGTGAGGCTGGCAGAGGGTgggcagggtcctggcaggagtGAGGTCCTCCAGGATGCAGGAGAAGAGTCCTCGTGTGCCTCATCCAGCGAGGAGGAGCCAACGGTGCAGGAGGCACCGGAGATGGAGAACGGTCTGCACCGCCAGGCCAGCCTGGAAGACCTGGCTGAGTTCACCGAGGAGCTGCTGAACGGCACCACCAGCATGGCCCCAGCTCAGGAGATGCCCACAGACACCACAGAGCCCTCGCTGGGAATGCCAgagcagccccccagccctggagatgGCACTGCCACCAAGCTGGGGGATGGCACCCCGAGGGGGAAGCGTGCTGGAGCCGAGCCCAGCGCTGTGccccctgctctgggggaggatGTTCTGTGCCTCCCACCCGGGCTgagggctgagcagcagccctggtcCTCAGGGGACGAGTGA
- the NES gene encoding nestin isoform X1, which translates to MLSTASFSGPRALREESLQMWDLNKRLEAYLARVKFLEEENEVLRAEIQSSKNSPAGDSWRAKYEEELRALRDALDCAFREKFSAELARDNLYEEVQQVKSRCQKEQVAREEAKKQLSLSRKELEEERRAQIWLKERAVQLEKEVEALLEVHEEEKAGLDQEIATFSHSLESFRCAPVAFQPVEVEDYSKRLSEIWKGAVETYKTEVSQLEGSLCQAKENLWKAVEDNQQSQLQLQHLEKELAGLKARKEMLEESLARQWQEQRGEAEKFQLAMEALEQEQQSLRAQIARVLEDRQQLMHLKMSLSLEVATYRTLLEAESSRLQIPAGEFRLANGVRDLKLELSSSSGSKVVPAGRGQPAKPQSDTPSPKSSRELQKITSVLQGTASGRVGGSGAPGCPSPSPPQAGRAAPPLSPEPPNPSAPGQESSGGEGPAWPGGDGAAISPGMECPLSRASGDTGSATPGAARRLRYPARLVSEALEDALKEMGDDAQPKEEPTATSTWDLCAPSPVFTPEVCGEAVSEEPSGGSEGGESPEAEQRDGEVLLQGLGVGSSILQHTDGSLSASASREDLRAWEEEEEEEEEEEEEVPAVLSPRYPEVEAQERDNGPAGQAVSSWEKAEQEMTQTPSPEPSHPSEDEEEEEKGHFQQEAADVQEEECPHRGVEAVGAVLVESHLVSPTEGHLEEDFVGAEQERSEQQKMPLCETDPAAEKERGQEVGPELKASGVHEAIPAQEASTGDAVGGEDTGRVGDGEGEKGEAGREVLGGEDRGVGQDPMAGEDLTAGEDHGAGEDHGAGEDQGAGEEQGAGEEQGAGEDQGVENSEAEEEQMIGEDSEAGQDHGAGEGSEAGEDQGTGEDQGAGEDHGVEDSEAEEEQGIGEDTEAGEDHGAGEDSKAGEEQGAEGSKEGQDHGAGEGSEEGQDHGAGEGSKEGQDNGAGEGSEEGQDHGAGEGSEEGQDHGAGEALGGATPEGESRAPEEPEDLQEREGGEQEEEEEEPWGRGDDGQEPCPEDWEVTAEDSEGLLGPEEAAWADDTPSSAGRLHSEETHGATPAELEEGQEDDEDDAKSQEMRQQRALPEDEPAAGLARLGSVAEPDPAPPGAPERGHRQEMAEVQEELQEELQDEDTTEGLSPGLEKLQSSELVALKQVPGASGEWALEEPPKDLEATTGSSRRVELEDTLPDSTALLLYREEVLGVGTASPDPPESEETSETAPTSGTAQEGDGWLQGGDKPPTPTVPDSPEEEAGAEGAEEEEGYFMVSAPSQEEAEISEDFEEIKVEATEGSQDGLRAPGETSPAPEGKEHLEVLAAEADEDVEMPTEEESEVPRDEDNAAELEEGPEEDPGCLGVVAPSAGGSDEAPQGATGTAAWEEPEPSESLAAESVELQHTAELERDARAPTTLPGLAGREEQEEEEDEPSTALHGMTKATPPAEQPLEEQTPTEEEEALGSQSLPPPRNGQGGLPEAIPDIPDPPVLPADMPGDLMKDSDILEIVEQALEFNQELMGVRLAEGGQGPGRSEVLQDAGEESSCASSSEEEPTVQEAPEMENGLHRQASLEDLAEFTEELLNGTTSMAPAQEMPTDTTEPSLGMPEQPPSPGDGTATKLGDGTPRGKRAGAEPSAVPPALGEDVLCLPPGLRAEQQPWSSGDE; encoded by the exons CCAGAAGGAGCAGGTAGCTCGAGAAGAAGCTAAGAAGCAGCTGTCCTtgagcaggaaggagctggaggaggagaggagagcgCAGATCTGGCTGAAGGAGAGAGctgtgcagctggagaaggaggtggaAGCCTTGCTGGAGGTGCACGAGGAGGAGAAAGCGGGGCTGGACCAGGAGATCGCCACTTTCTCGCACAGCCTGGAGAGCTTCCGCTGTGCCCCGGTGGCTTTCCAGCCGGTGGAGGTGGAGGATTACTCCAAGAGACTCTCGGAGATCTGGAAAGGGGCGGTGGAGACCTACAAGACGGAGGTGTCGCAGCTGGAGGGTTCCCTCTGCCAGGCCAAGGAGAACCTGTGGAAGGCGGTGGAGGACAACCAGCAGAGCcaactgcagctgcagcacctggagaaggagctggcGGGGCTGAAAGCTCGGAAGGAGATGCTGGAGGAGAGCCTGGCCCGGCAGTGGCAGGAGCAGCGAGGGGAGGCAGAAAAGTTCCAG CTGGCGATGGaagccctggagcaggagcagcagagcctgaggGCGCAGATCGCCCGGGTGctggaggacaggcagcagctcaTGCACCTCAAGATGTCCCTGAGCCTGGAAGTGGCGACCTACAG GACGCTGCTGGAAGCGGAGAGCAGCCGCCTGCAGATACCTGCCGGGGAATTCAGGTTGGCCAACGGTGTGCGAG ATCTCAAActggagctgagcagcagcagcggcagcaaagTGGTGCCAGCGGGGAGGGGGCAGCCGGCAAAACCCCAAAGCGACACCCCGAGTCCCAAAAgctccagggagctgcagaaaatcaCCTCAGTCCTCCAGGGCACGGCCAGCGGTCGGGTTGGGGGGTCGGGAGCCCCCGGGTGCCCCTCACCCAGCCCgccccaggctggcagagccgCCCCTCCGCTctcccccgagccccccaaCCCCTCAGCGCCGGGGCAGGAGAGCTCTGGGGGAGAGGGTCCCGCCTGGCCGGGAGGAGATGGGGCAGCGATCAGCCCGGGGATGGAGTGTCCCCTGTCCCGAGCCTCGGGGGAcactggcagtgccacccccgggGCTGCCCGCAGGCTGCGGTACCCGGCCCGGCTGGTCAGCGAGGCGCTGGAGGACGCGCTGAAGGAGATGGGAGATGATGCTCAGCCCAAAGAGGAGCCCACAGCCACCTCCACATGGGAtctctgtgcccccagccccgttTTTACCCCCGAGGTTTGTGGGGAGGCTGTGTCCGAGGAGCCCTCAGGGGGTTCTGAGGGTGGGGAGAGCCccgaggcagagcagagggatggggaggtcctgctccaggggctgggtgtggggagcagcatcctgcagcacACAGACGGGTCCCTGAGTGCCTCGGCCAGCCGGGAAGATCTGCGAGcatgggaggaagaggaggaggaggaggaggaggaggaagaggaggtacctgctgtgctgagcccaAGATATCCAGAAGTGGAGGCTCAGGAAAGGGACAATGGTCCTGCTGGgcaggcagtgagcagctgggaaaaggcagagcaggaaatgaCACAGACCCCAAGCCCAGAGCCTTCACACCCCtcagaggatgaggaggaggaggagaagggacaTTTCCAACAAGAAGCAGCAGATGTGCAAGAAGAGGAGTGTCCACACAGAGGAGTGGAAGCTGTCGGTGCTGTCCTTGTGGAAAGCCACCTGGTTTCACCCACAGAAGGTCACCTGGAAGAGGATTTTGTTGGTGCAGAGCAGGAAAGGTCTGAGCAGCAGAAAATGCCTCTGTGTGAGACGGATCCggctgcagagaaggaaaggggaCAGGAGGTGGGTCCAGAGCTGAAGGCCTCAGGTGTCCATGAGGccatcccagcacaggaggCTTCCACAGGAGATGCTGTGGGAGGGGAGGACACGGGCAGAGTGGGAGAtggggagggagaaaagggagaggccggcagggaggtgctgggaggagaagaTCGTGGGGTAGGGCAGGACCCCATGGCAGGAGAGGACCTCACGGCAGGAGAAGACCATGGGGCAGGAGAAGACCATGGGGCAGGAGAAGACCAAGGGGCAGGAGAAGAGCAAGGGGCAGGAGAAGAGCAAGGGGCAGGAGAAGACCAAGGGGTAGAAAACTCTGAGGCAGAAGAAGAGCAAATGATAGGAGAAGACTCTGAGGCAGGACAAGACCATGGGGCAGGAGAAGGCTCCGAGGCAGGAGAAGACCAAGGGACAGGAGAAGACCAAGGGGCAGGAGAAGACCACGGGGTAGAAGACTCTGAGGCAGAAGAGGAGCAAGGGATAGGAGAAGATACTGAGGCAGGAGAAGACCACGGGGCAGGAGAAGACTCCAAGGCAGGAGAAGAGCAAGGGGCAGAAGGCTCCAAGGAAGGACAAGACCATGGGGCAGGAGAAGGTTCTGAGGAAGGACAAGACCATGGGGCAGGAGAAGGCTCCAAGGAAGGACAAGACAATGGGGCAGGAGAAGGTTCTGAGGAAGGACAAGACCATGGGGCAGGAGAAGGTTCTGAGGAAGGACAAGACCATGGGGCAGGAGAGGCTTTGGGAGGTGCCACCCCAGAGggggagagcagagccccagaggagcccgaGGACCTGCAGGAAAGAGAGGGAGGagaacaggaggaggaggaagaggagcccTGGGGACGGGGGGATGATGGCCAAGAGCCCTGCCCAGAGGACTGGGAGGTGACAGCAGAGGACTCTGAGGGACTTTTGGGGCCAGAAGAGGCAGCCTGGGCAGACGACACCCCCAGCAGCGCAGGAAGGCTGCACAGTGAGGAGACACACGGCGCAAcgccagcagagctggaggaaggCCAGGAGGATGATGAAGACGATGCCAAGAGCCAGGAGATGAGGCAGCAGCGGGCACTGCCAGAGGatgagccagcagcagggctggcacggCTGGGCAGCGTGGCAGAGCCTGACCCAGCACCTCCAGGTGCCCCCGAGCGAGGGCACAGGCAGGAGATGGCCgaggtgcaggaggagctgcaggaggagctgcaggatgagGACACCACCGAGGGGCTCAGCCCAggcctggagaagctgcagagcTCCGAGCTGGTGGCACTGAAGCAGGTGCCAGGTGCCAGTGGTGAGTGGGCACTGGAGGAGCCCCCCAAGGACCTGGAGGCCACCacgggcagcagcaggagggtggaGCTGGAGGACACGCTGCcggacagcacagccctgctcctctaCAGAGAGGAGGTGCTGGGTGTGGGGACAGCCAGCCCAGACCCTCCAGAGAGCGAGGAGACCTCGGAGACAGCACCCACGAGTGGCACAGCTCAGGAGGGTGACGGGTGGCTGCAGGGGGGGGACAAGCCACCCACTCCCACCGTGCCAGACAGCCCCGAAGAggaggcaggggcagagggggctgaggaggaggaaggttaTTTCATggtctctgctcccagccaAGAGGAAGCTGAGATCTCCGAGGACTTTGAAGAAATTAAAGTTGAAGCAACTGAAGGCAGCCAAGATGGTCTGAGGGCTCCTGGAGAAACATCTCCAGCGCCAGAGGGCAAAGAGCACCTCGAGGTGCTTGCTGCAGAAGCAGATGAGGATGTGGAGATGCCCACTGAAGAAGAATCTGAGGTGCCAAGGGATGAGGACAAcgctgctgagctggaggaagGCCCAGAAGAAGATCCCGGCTGCCTCGGGGTGGTGGCACCATCAGCAGGAGGTTCTGATGAGGCACCCCAGGGTGCCACAGGCACGGCAGCGTGGGAGGAACCAGAGCCCTCTGAAAGTCTGGCTGCTGAGTCTGTGGagctccagcacacagctgagctggagaGGGATGCCAGGGCACCAACAACCCTCCCGGGCTTGGCAGGgcgggaggagcaggaggaagaggaggatgagcCCAGCACGGCTCTCCATGGCATGaccaaggccacccctccagcagagcagcctctggaagagCAGACACCcacggaggaggaggaggcactCGGCAGTCAGAGCCTTCCTCCCCCCAGGAACGGGCAGGGAGGTCTTCCAGAGGCGATCCCAGACATCCCTGACCCACCTGTCCTCCCTGCAGACATGCCGGGGGATCTCATGAAGGACTCGGATATTTTGGAAATAGTTGAGCAGGCCCTGGAATTCAACCAGGAGCTGATGGGGGTGAGGCTGGCAGAGGGTgggcagggtcctggcaggagtGAGGTCCTCCAGGATGCAGGAGAAGAGTCCTCGTGTGCCTCATCCAGCGAGGAGGAGCCAACGGTGCAGGAGGCACCGGAGATGGAGAACGGTCTGCACCGCCAGGCCAGCCTGGAAGACCTGGCTGAGTTCACCGAGGAGCTGCTGAACGGCACCACCAGCATGGCCCCAGCTCAGGAGATGCCCACAGACACCACAGAGCCCTCGCTGGGAATGCCAgagcagccccccagccctggagatgGCACTGCCACCAAGCTGGGGGATGGCACCCCGAGGGGGAAGCGTGCTGGAGCCGAGCCCAGCGCTGTGccccctgctctgggggaggatGTTCTGTGCCTCCCACCCGGGCTgagggctgagcagcagccctggtcCTCAGGGGACGAGTGA